One genomic region from Desulfurispira natronophila encodes:
- a CDS encoding ATP-binding cassette domain-containing protein, translating into MYPIDINELSFAYEQRLILNNIKLQVHDGDFLGIVGPNGSGKTTLVKLILGLLRPMHGEVKLYDQLASNFAQRHRIGYIAQRSASINLGFPATVQEVVAAGLLSRHKLFGPLKKLDRLQVDKTIELVGLSSYRRHLLGNLSGGQQQRVFIARALVCNPDLLIFDEPTVGVDAESVDRFYTLLEELHQCHKKTMVLVSHDIGVITTKVNKVACLNRELYFHGDCHEFISNQEQILEQAYQHSVQVLSHNH; encoded by the coding sequence GTGTACCCTATAGATATCAATGAGCTTAGCTTTGCCTATGAGCAACGTCTTATTTTGAATAATATAAAGTTGCAAGTGCATGATGGTGACTTCCTGGGCATTGTTGGTCCTAATGGTTCTGGCAAAACTACTCTCGTCAAGTTAATTTTGGGGCTTTTGCGACCTATGCATGGAGAGGTAAAGCTCTATGACCAGCTGGCAAGTAACTTCGCTCAGCGTCATCGTATTGGGTATATCGCCCAACGCTCAGCCAGCATTAACCTGGGTTTCCCTGCTACCGTACAGGAAGTAGTTGCAGCAGGACTTCTTTCGAGGCATAAGCTATTTGGGCCGCTTAAAAAGCTTGATCGACTACAGGTAGATAAAACTATAGAGCTAGTAGGACTGTCAAGCTACCGTCGCCATTTACTGGGTAACCTATCTGGCGGACAGCAGCAGCGGGTTTTTATCGCTCGAGCTCTGGTTTGTAATCCGGATTTGCTTATCTTTGATGAACCAACGGTTGGTGTTGACGCTGAGTCTGTTGATCGTTTTTATACTTTACTTGAGGAACTGCACCAATGTCATAAAAAAACTATGGTATTGGTAAGCCACGATATTGGCGTTATAACGACCAAGGTGAACAAGGTAGCCTGCTTGAATCGTGAACTTTACTTTCATGGGGATTGCCATGAATTCATAAGTAACCAGGAGCAGATTTTAGAGCAGGCCTATCAGCACTCTGTGCAAGTGCTATCCCATAATCATTAG